The Candidatus Margulisiibacteriota bacterium genome contains the following window.
TCTCCAGGTCTTCCGGAGTCGCGTAGCGCAGGACCTTTTTCAGGCGGACATCGCGAGACAATGCCCTGGAAGTCCCGGCGGTGAACGAAATAATCTCGCCGAATTCCACGCCGCGATCGGTCTGGACGATGACCGGCGAGCCGATCTTGATCGACTCCTCGCGATAACCGGTGATCGGACAGATCCGGTTGAACTTCCTAAGCCTGATCCCTAATTTTCGATCGTTCATCTTATCACTCCTGTCCGCCGGAGGCGGACATTTTCAAGCAGGCGGCGTCAAGCGCGAGCTTGGCGCTGACGTAGCGCTTAATATTCTTGGTCGCGTCGAGCATGATCCGGCTTAAACCGACGTCCCGGAGCTCCTCATGCGCGAAAAACGCCAGGTCATAAAGCAACTCTTCCAGTCTTTCCTTTTCCTTTTCGAGCCGGGCGGAAAAATCGAGCAGTTCCAAAACGTTCTTTTTCCGCGCCGCTTTCAAATCCAGCCGATACGGAGCAAAATCAGGGTTCGACCCTGCTTTCGGACCTTCACCAAAAATGATCCGCTGACAACGAGAGAGGATCGTGTTCGGCAACCGGTCGTCCCGCTCCACCAGCAGAATAAAGACCACTCCCGGCGGCGGCTCCTCTAACGTTTTCAGGAAAGAGGCCGAAGCTTCCGGCGTCAGTTTGTCCGCCTCTTCGATGATCGCGAACAGTTTAGGGCTGGCGGTCGGCCCGTAGCGGACTACCTGCTGAATTTCCCTGATCTGTTCGATCTTGATCGTCGTTTTTTCGGGCTTTAAAACGACTAAATCGACTTTTCGGGTCCCCAAACTTTCAGCAAATTCCCGCGCCGCTGCGGCCTTCTCCGGCCCGGGCGGCCCCATAAAGATATAAGCGGAAGCGACCCGCTCATTTCGAGCGATTCCTGCAAGTACGGGATGCACGTTGTAAATTATAGCATAATAAAAGGGGCAAAAAAAGGCTGTTACAACTGGCAAGGTTAAGGTGAATTTAGCCTGAAATTCTACTTCCGCCCGACCGATAACTTTCTGGAGGGAAACAAAAATGCGAAATATTTTAGTCCTGGGTGCCGGCATGGTTTCAAGGCCTTTGGTCCAAGATTTATTAATGAGGCAAAGACGTAGCGTAACCGTCGCTGATATGGATCCGTCCAGAGCGCTGGCCGTCGTTCAGGGCCATCCGAACGGAACTGTGGCGCGGCTCGACGCGAGCAATAAAGAACTGGTCGGAAAACTGATGCAAGGGATGGATATTACGGTCAGCATGCTTCCTCCCAGAATGCACGGCTTAATCGCCGACCTT
Protein-coding sequences here:
- a CDS encoding AAA family ATPase, with translation MHPVLAGIARNERVASAYIFMGPPGPEKAAAAREFAESLGTRKVDLVVLKPEKTTIKIEQIREIQQVVRYGPTASPKLFAIIEEADKLTPEASASFLKTLEEPPPGVVFILLVERDDRLPNTILSRCQRIIFGEGPKAGSNPDFAPYRLDLKAARKKNVLELLDFSARLEKEKERLEELLYDLAFFAHEELRDVGLSRIMLDATKNIKRYVSAKLALDAACLKMSASGGQE